In Cotesia glomerata isolate CgM1 linkage group LG3, MPM_Cglom_v2.3, whole genome shotgun sequence, one genomic interval encodes:
- the LOC123261772 gene encoding pancreatic triacylglycerol lipase-like, which produces MTLYAVAYHNLFLFSLTTNYLYIVEIVHSNKSQIGVTRVNMKFYLLIFFLFISYKVILSISVNQTNTYNNTRTNNGSTVTERKKFFSWPNGTKIKFPATVYRKLFKNGQVDCFGLGASIANGFDWLFQPGGSQAHELDIQFFLTSRNHPHRVLVLTGNQFGLEWTDFKIERKTIIIVHGFLSDGEMSWLQDMDQAFRLWDDVNVIIVDWSAHGNTWNYYKAAVNTRFVGREIAKLLSHIVNATESASLESPKTNWGSIHMVGHSLGAHICGVAADEFKKFKSSWKITRITGLDPAQPCFSNSSLSLDVSDAPFVDIIHTNGQLMTKLGLGLPEPIGHVDFYPNGGKAQPGCLIHHGSALDFIHLPKHLIDEAICSHGRSYVYFTESINAAILKDGKFWSHTWDGSYRRAMQLLNETCDSNTCIEMGINSNNYLTRGSFFTVTSKSKPYYYVDDRDLSELMDQLRNDFSDEYLD; this is translated from the exons ATGACCTTGTATGCCGTGGcttatcataatttatttttattttctttgacCACGAACTATCTATACATAGTTGAGATCGTTCATTCAAACAAAAGTCAAATTGGTGTAACACGTGTTAATATGAAgttctatttattaatattttttctttttattagctATAAAGTGATACTCAGTATTAGTGTTAACCAGACaaatacatataataataCAAGAACTAACAACGGAAGCACTGTCActgaacgaaaaaaattttttagttggcCGAATggcacaaaaataaaattccccGCGACtgtttatagaaaattatttaaaaacggACAAGTTGATTGTTTTGGACTCGGAGCATCAATTGCCAATGGATTTGACTGGCTGTTTCAACCTGGAGGCTCACAAGCTCATGAGCtagatattcaattttttttaacttcaagGAACCACCCTCACCGTGTGCTTGTTTTGACAGGAAATCAATTTGGGCTAGAGTGGACGGACTTTAAAATTGAACGCAAGACAATTATTATCGTTCATGGATTTCTATCGGATGGAGAAATGTCTTGGTTACAAGACATGGATCAAGCTTTTCGTTTAtgg GATGATGTTAATGTTATAATAGTGGACTGGAGTGCTCACGGCAACACCTGGAATTATTATAAAGCTGCTGTTAATACAAGATTCGTGGGCCGTGAAATCGCTAA ACTTTTATCTCACATTGTAAATGCAACGGAATCAGCATCTCTAGAGTCTCCGAAAACTAACTGGGGCTCGATTCACATGGTCGGGCACAGCCTGGGAGCTCACATATGTGGAGTAGCGGCTgatgaatttaaaaagtttaaatcgTCATGGAAAATTACACGGATAACTGGACTAGATCCGGCTCAGCCATGTTTTTCAAACAGTAGTCTCTCATTAGACGTTTCTGACGCTCCGTTTGTTGATATCATTCACACGAACGGACAATTAATGACAAAACTTGGTCTGGGTCTTCCAGAGCCGATAGGTCATGTGGATTTTTATCCCAACGGAGGGAAAGCTCAGCCTGGCTGTCTCATCCACCATGGATCAGCTCTCGATTTTATCCATCTTCCAAAGCATC TAATAGATGAAGCTATTTGTAGCCATGGACGCTCATACGTATATTTTACCGAGTCAATAAACGCAGCGATATTAAAAGACGGGAAATTTTGGTCTCACACATGGGATGGATCGTATCGGAGAGCTATGCAATTACTCAATGAAACCTGTGATTCAAATACTTGCATCGAGATGGGAATCAATTCAAACAATTATTTGACACGTGGTTCATTTTTTACCGTTACTTCTAAATCTAAGCCTTATTAct ATGTTGATGACAGAGACTTATCAGAGTTAATGGACCAACTACGGAATGATTTTAGCGATGAGTATCTAGACTAA
- the LOC123261768 gene encoding exosome component 10 — MGENDDTNKLTNGEQSDVDSPNPPAMEKLIPEFESFDDFVKAGFSGVGNGIKAANSLPKGENFQYYSCFQAFKNFRIKQTKKISELMQSIVERAGAAGSMTDRDTEEKIKLLIDTNDILLDRTSVLLDEEAGIKKNLDVELIVTSTKTNNCGSWNTSTVTQSPKAAGTKNAQAIRLLAAKNVQRPQLSFKDKIDNSSKPWEPRIKDKPNSLKPLGIYLIDGINGQVFCHPYEFELDRFSPAEKQLKKEKPIKYKSLEQTPLKIIETLEDLQIMIKDLEKYDEIAVDLEHHSYRSFLGITCLMQISTRDTDYLVDTLSLRSELHLLNEIFTKPSVLKVFHGADLDIQWLQRDLSLYVVNMFDTHQAAKHLNLPYLSLAYLLKTHCKVDPNKHFQLADWRIRPLPEELTKYAREDTHYLLYIKDILRNALIDAANGQTNILKAVYDRGVDICKKIYEKPICDETSCMNMYRKSQKMFNNKQLYALKELFAWRDETARQEDDSTGYVLPNHMLLNIAETLPREMQGILACCNPIPPLVRQNLLKLHKLILKAREQPLINPVLQQELRPRLNLNNQPADSDIWMWSPHDNITGVDVQANLPCLINDEEEESSSMDTSDDKKNFKNLEKSGKAKHQVTVFDSPVNSDDEDSAARKKLLKAKKLFASPFQRYKLVIPMIAAIEELERKRKEEEEKRTEETKTRLDEREAADNAERVERIHEHFMNVVSQNDKSKKKIDDNLQVPLTAIPGTKKRKRDIEDDDDDDNDDDKNNVRQSKLDFTNPAPAKASTVVVNSFKKRQRNDEDDDDNCQPKKKKMTKKQRKAFNKANNNSVSPIKPLNAYANSDLKRKAQKALNRKELEEKGMLPKQDFNYKEVDFSSFQGGSKTSSAKNAPFMQQQNKEKRKKGKGKKKKEKLGI; from the exons atgggTGAAAATgatgatacaaataaattaactaatggTGAACAAAGTGATGTTGATTCACCGAATCCACCAGCcatggaaaaattaattcctGAGTTTGAAAGTTTTGACGACTTTGTTAAG gctGGATTTAGCGGCGTTGGAAATGGAATCAAGGCGGCAAACAGCTTGCCGAAAGGCGAGAATTTTCAGTACTACTCATGCTTtcaagcttttaaaaattttcgaattaagcaaactaaaaaaataagtgaattaaTGCAATCTATCGTAGAGAGAGCTGGAGCCGCTGGCAGTATGACAGATCGTGAcactgaagaaaaaattaagctTTTAATAGACACCAACGACATTCTTCTGGATCGAACAAGTGTTCTGCTGGACGAGGAGGCGGGAATAAAAAAGAACCTCGACGTAGAATTGATTGTGACATCTACCAAGACAAATAACTGCGGCTCGTGGAATACATCAACAGTAACCCAAAGCCCCAAGGCTGCTGGCACAAAAAACGCACAAGCAATAAGACTTCTAGCAGCCAAAAATGTCCAGCGACCCCAGTTGTCTTTCAAAGATAAAATTGACAACAGTTCAAAGCCCTGGGAGCCTCGAATTAAGGACAAACCAAACAGCTTGAAGCCTCTGGgaatttatttgattgatGGAATCAACGGTCAAGTCTTTTGTCATCCTTATGAATTTGAACTGGACCGATTTTCACCGGCAGAAAAGCAATTAAAGAAAGAAAAACCTATCAAGTATAAATCTCTTGAACAAACTCCtttgaaaataatagaaaCACTAGAAGATTTACAAATAATGATTAAAGATTTGGAGAAATATGACGAAATAGCTGTAGATTTAGAACATCATTCATACCGTTCATTCTTGGGGATAACGTGTCTCATGCAAATATCAACCCGAGACACTGATTATTTAGTAGACACTCTGTCGTTGAGGTCAGAATTACATTTACTTAATGAAATATTCACCAAGCCGTCAGTATTAAAAGTATTTCATGGAGCAGATCTGGATATCCAATGGCTTCAACGCGATCTTTCGCTTTACGTCGTTAATATGTTCGATACTCATCAAGCAGCTAAGCACTTGAATTTGCCTTACCTTAGCTTggcttatttattaaaaacccACTGCAAAGTCGACCCCAACAAACACTTTCAACTGGCAGACTGGCGTATCCGTCCTTTACCCGAAGAGCTGACGAAGTACGCGCGAGAAGACACGCATTACTTACTCTATATCAAAGATATCCTTCGAAATGCTTTGATCGACGCAGCGAATGGACAGACGAATATTCTGAAGGCTGTTTATGACCGTGGAGTTGATATTTGCAAGAAAATTTACGAGAAGCCGATATGTGACGAAACCAGCTGTATGAACATGTACCGTAAGAGCCAGAAGATGTTCAATAATAAGCAGTTGTACGCGTTGAAGGAACTGTTTGCTTGGCGAGATGAAACTGCTAGACAAGAAGACGATAGTACTGGTTACGTTTTGCCGAATCATATGTTGCTGAATATTGCTGAGACCTTGCCCCGTGAAATGCAAGGTATTCTGGCGTGTTGTAATCCTATTCCTCCGCTAGTTAGGCAGAATTTGTTGAAGCtgcataaattaattcttaaggCGAGAGAACAGCCACTGATAAATCCGGTGTTGCAGCAGGAATTGAGGCCGaggttaaatttaaataatcaaccTGCAGATTCTGATATCTGGATGTGGTCGCCGCATGATAATATAACTGGAGTTGATGTTCAAGCTAATTTACCTTGTCTGATCAatgatgaagaagaagaaagtTCTAGTATGGACACCAGCgatgataagaaaaattttaaaaatttagagaaaAGTGGGAAAGCAAAACATCAAGTGACAGTGTTTGACAGCCCAGTTAATTCCGATGATGAAGACTCCGCTGCCAggaaaaaacttttgaaagctaagaaattatttgcCAGTCCGTTCCAGAGGTACAAGCTTGTGATTCCGATGATTGCAGCAATAGAAGAACTGGAGCGTAagaggaaagaagaagagGAGAAACGGACTGAGGAAACTAAGACGAGACTGGATGAAAGAGAAGCTGCAGATAATGCTGAGCGTGTCGAACGCATTCATGAACACTTTATGAATGTTGTGAGTCAGAATGATAAAAGTAAGAAGAAAATTGATGATAATCTTCAAGTCCCGCTGACTGCGATACCCGGgactaaaaaaagaaaacgagATATTgaggatgatgatgatgatgataatgatgatgataagaATAATGTCAGACAAAGTAAACTTGATTTCACAAATCCAGCACCTGCTAAAGCGAGTACTGTTGTTGTTAATTCTTTCAAGAAACGACAAAGGAACGATgaggatgatgatgataattgtcagccgaaaaaaaagaagatGACTAAGAAGCAGAGAAAAGCTTTTAATAAGGCTAATAATAATTCAGTCAGTCCTATTAAACCATTAAATGCTTACGCAAATTCAGA cttgaAGCGAAAAGCGCAAAAGGCTTTAAATAGAAAAGAGTTAGAAGAAAAGGGTATGCTGCCTAAACAAGATTTCAATTACAAAGAAGTTGATTTCTCCAGTTTTCAGGGAGGTAGTAAAACTTCTTCTGCTAAAAACGCGCCTTTTATGCAGCAGcag aacaaagaaaagagaaaaaaaggcAAGGgcaaaaagaagaaagaaaaattaggaatatga